In Pararge aegeria chromosome 5, ilParAegt1.1, whole genome shotgun sequence, one DNA window encodes the following:
- the LOC120624040 gene encoding tetraspanin-9-like isoform X3, producing the protein MAMGGAMDSCGRCMKVSLVIINVLTLIGGAIALGIGAWIWVSRSFPSTLMMNNMFIASVAVIVVMGAAVMLLSLLGCCGAAKEVKCMLLTYYILIFIIFVVMLVGGILLFVFKEKVSSTLEREMHASIPYYGVKHEYTKAWDDTQTYLQCCGVKSYKDWNDNVPESCCQEVYPGKRRDCKYSQNPTTMYMDGCYSKTVDLLREDAVYVGAVAIVVALIMVLALIFSCGLFVKIE; encoded by the exons ATGGCCATGGGTGGTGCTATGGATAGCTGCGGGCGGTGTATGAAGGTCTCTCTCGTCATCATCAACGTATTGACACTT ATAGGCGGCGCGATAGCATTAGGAATCGGGGCATGGATCTGGGTGTCCCGCTCGTTCCCCAGCACGCTGATGATGAACAACATGTTCATCGCGTCGGTGGCGGTGATCGTGGTGATGGGCGCGGCGGTCATGCTCCTCTCGCTACTGGGCTGTTGCGGCGCGGCGAAGGAAGTCAAGTGCATGCTGTTGACG TACTACATCCTTATTTTCATCATCTTCGTGGTGATGTTAGTAGGTGGGATCCTACTTTTCGTGTTCAAGGAAAAAGTTAGTTCTACTCTGGAACGAGAGATGCACGCCTCCATACCCTATTATGGCGTAAAGCACGAGTACACAAAGGCTTGGGATGATACACAGACATACCTGCAGTGCTGTGGTGTCAAGAGTTATAAGGACTGGAACGATAACGTTCCCGAGAGTTGCTGTCAAGAAGTTTACCCGGGCAAA AGACGGGATTGCAAGTATTCCCAGAACCCGACGACCATGTACATGGACGGCTGTTACAGTAAGACGGTGGACTTGCTGCGGGAAGACGCCGTCTACGTCGGGGCTGTGGCCATTGTTGTGGCTTTGATTATG gTATTGGCGCTAATATTTTCGTGTGGATTGTTCGTGAAAATAGAGTGA
- the LOC120624040 gene encoding leukocyte surface antigen CD53-like isoform X1, protein MYNSVEYEIKLSNVFNKYQRQSVTTGMWFTIYQLNGQKILAMAMGGAMDSCGRCMKVSLVIINVLTLIGGAIALGIGAWIWVSRSFPSTLMMNNMFIASVAVIVVMGAAVMLLSLLGCCGAAKEVKCMLLTYYILIFIIFVVMLVGGILLFVFKEKVSSTLEREMHASIPYYGVKHEYTKAWDDTQTYLQCCGVKSYKDWNDNVPESCCQEVYPGKRRDCKYSQNPTTMYMDGCYSKTVDLLREDAVYVGAVAIVVALIMVLALIFSCGLFVKIE, encoded by the exons ATGTACAATTCCGTGGAGTACGAGATTAAACTATCAAATGTATTCAATAAATACCAACGTCAAAGTGTTACAACTGGCATGTGGTTTACGATTTATCAACTAAATGGTCAGAAAAT TTTAGCCATGGCCATGGGTGGTGCTATGGATAGCTGCGGGCGGTGTATGAAGGTCTCTCTCGTCATCATCAACGTATTGACACTT ATAGGCGGCGCGATAGCATTAGGAATCGGGGCATGGATCTGGGTGTCCCGCTCGTTCCCCAGCACGCTGATGATGAACAACATGTTCATCGCGTCGGTGGCGGTGATCGTGGTGATGGGCGCGGCGGTCATGCTCCTCTCGCTACTGGGCTGTTGCGGCGCGGCGAAGGAAGTCAAGTGCATGCTGTTGACG TACTACATCCTTATTTTCATCATCTTCGTGGTGATGTTAGTAGGTGGGATCCTACTTTTCGTGTTCAAGGAAAAAGTTAGTTCTACTCTGGAACGAGAGATGCACGCCTCCATACCCTATTATGGCGTAAAGCACGAGTACACAAAGGCTTGGGATGATACACAGACATACCTGCAGTGCTGTGGTGTCAAGAGTTATAAGGACTGGAACGATAACGTTCCCGAGAGTTGCTGTCAAGAAGTTTACCCGGGCAAA AGACGGGATTGCAAGTATTCCCAGAACCCGACGACCATGTACATGGACGGCTGTTACAGTAAGACGGTGGACTTGCTGCGGGAAGACGCCGTCTACGTCGGGGCTGTGGCCATTGTTGTGGCTTTGATTATG gTATTGGCGCTAATATTTTCGTGTGGATTGTTCGTGAAAATAGAGTGA
- the LOC120624040 gene encoding leukocyte surface antigen CD53-like isoform X2 produces the protein MLNKIIINFRSNIRARHVKSTRRHSQTHWSLAMAMGGAMDSCGRCMKVSLVIINVLTLIGGAIALGIGAWIWVSRSFPSTLMMNNMFIASVAVIVVMGAAVMLLSLLGCCGAAKEVKCMLLTYYILIFIIFVVMLVGGILLFVFKEKVSSTLEREMHASIPYYGVKHEYTKAWDDTQTYLQCCGVKSYKDWNDNVPESCCQEVYPGKRRDCKYSQNPTTMYMDGCYSKTVDLLREDAVYVGAVAIVVALIMVLALIFSCGLFVKIE, from the exons atgttaaacaaaataataatcaattttagATCCAATATAAGAGCGCGACATGTAAAATCAACACGCAGACATAGCCAAACGCATTGGAG TTTAGCCATGGCCATGGGTGGTGCTATGGATAGCTGCGGGCGGTGTATGAAGGTCTCTCTCGTCATCATCAACGTATTGACACTT ATAGGCGGCGCGATAGCATTAGGAATCGGGGCATGGATCTGGGTGTCCCGCTCGTTCCCCAGCACGCTGATGATGAACAACATGTTCATCGCGTCGGTGGCGGTGATCGTGGTGATGGGCGCGGCGGTCATGCTCCTCTCGCTACTGGGCTGTTGCGGCGCGGCGAAGGAAGTCAAGTGCATGCTGTTGACG TACTACATCCTTATTTTCATCATCTTCGTGGTGATGTTAGTAGGTGGGATCCTACTTTTCGTGTTCAAGGAAAAAGTTAGTTCTACTCTGGAACGAGAGATGCACGCCTCCATACCCTATTATGGCGTAAAGCACGAGTACACAAAGGCTTGGGATGATACACAGACATACCTGCAGTGCTGTGGTGTCAAGAGTTATAAGGACTGGAACGATAACGTTCCCGAGAGTTGCTGTCAAGAAGTTTACCCGGGCAAA AGACGGGATTGCAAGTATTCCCAGAACCCGACGACCATGTACATGGACGGCTGTTACAGTAAGACGGTGGACTTGCTGCGGGAAGACGCCGTCTACGTCGGGGCTGTGGCCATTGTTGTGGCTTTGATTATG gTATTGGCGCTAATATTTTCGTGTGGATTGTTCGTGAAAATAGAGTGA
- the LOC120623871 gene encoding uncharacterized protein LOC120623871, producing MHPRQERACDELFDKLQLQSPPVEQEKPRPPRVRRMREFKLPPRFSLLSKEFYASWCNHRKELQMVAHIVEDHPPRLIPELYLKPRRLNYYARQLEENMNVNKELLKRINLIQRTGGFVDCWLDPEMSDTYNKLLCKQRQRVLNEIRRQNLYFYSRLLVARSEQPLTKELEALWEDTKHKLILGASLPFILFKTEKIDRDIKDPAFDNPQRVQRTKISMEIWVVGGSKIGKVLIELFTDIVPKTCQFFLNLIRGDGDGHAYMGTRLFRIVPDLYCRGGDVTKDNGFGTYVPGGEQEPMIPESFRLKHSVPGVLSMVVSAGNEVYGQFNIIFKPLPQFDGKHVVFGRIIAGPAQTLERISALGLPLGSTTADCVVRYCGWFTRTGQYRDGTPNTIKFPPRRKVKK from the exons ATGCATCCTCGACAAGAGCGCGCATGCGATGAGCTCTTCGACAAACTCCAGCTGCAGTCGCCGCCAGTTGAGCAGGAGAAACCTCGACCTCCACGCGTTCGCAGGATGAGAGAGTTCAAACTT ccaccaagattttctttattgtcAAAAGAATTCTATGCCTCTTGGTGCAATCATCGGAAAGAG TTGCAAATGGTGGCACACATAGTGGAAGACCACCCCCCACGATTGATCCCGGAGTTGTACCTCAAGCCGCGCCGCCTCAACTACTACGCGCGCCAGCTGGAAGAAAACATGAACGTCAACAAAGAGTTGCTCAAGCGTATCAACCTTATACAGAGAACTGGC ggGTTTGTGGATTGCTGGCTGGATCCCGAGATGTCAGATACTTATAACAAACTACTGTGCAAACAGAGGCAGCGAGTGCTCAACGAAATACGAAGGCAAAATCTCTATTTCTACTCCAGATTACTTGTAGCG AGATCTGAACAACCTCTTACTAAAGAACTTGAAGCATTATGGGAAGATACAAAACACAAACTTATTTTGGGAGCATC ACTACCCTTCATCCTGTTCAAGACTGAGAAAATAGATCGCGATATAAAAGACCCCGCCTTTGACAATCCTCAGCGCGTACAACGTACcaa gATTTCCATGGAGATCTGGGTGGTAGGCGGGTCCAAGATTGGAAAAGTGTTAATAGAACTCTTCACGGATATAGTGCCAAAGACGTGccagttttttcttaatttaatacgAGGCGATGGTGATGGGCACGCCTACATGGGCACTAGACTTTTTAG AATTGTACCAGACTTGTACTGCCGCGGAGGTGATGTCACGAAAGACAACGGATTCGGCACATATGTCCCTGGCGGGGAGCAAGAACCGATGATCCCGGAGAGTTTTCGACTTAAACATTCCGTACCGG GAGTTTTATCGATGGTCGTGAGCGCTGGTAATGAAGTCTATGGTCAATTTAACATTATCTTTAAGCCTTTACCTCAATTTGACGGCAAACATGTTGTATTCGGCAGA ATAATAGCCGGACCAGCACAAACCCTGGAGCGTATCAGTGCCCTCGGGCTGCCTCTGGGCAGCACCACGGCCGACTGCGTGGTACGCTATTGCGGCTGGTTCACCCGCACGGGCCAGTACCGCGATGGCACCCCCAACACTATCAAGTTCCCACCACGGCGCAAAGTTAAGAAGTAG